The proteins below come from a single Aegilops tauschii subsp. strangulata cultivar AL8/78 chromosome 6, Aet v6.0, whole genome shotgun sequence genomic window:
- the LOC109781999 gene encoding patatin-like protein 2, with protein sequence MFLDLLSASRRPKYDGTFLQKNKIKEVTGELNPSKLAAPTFDANILEPLIFSSSFQDAVQKKVEEARPDLQDVSIGQPSTATPTYFPAHYFDTWVSDMEQSKYHLTDGGKNPTMAAISKITREQLLKSPEFHPNGVDYMKYLVISVGAGCAVNENVPAKRGAFNWFHSRRSSHSPVTDTFSHASAVLADWQAPLFGEAILPMDNATSKNMADLLDIGYKLLAEKVAMVNLTTGKYETVEDENAPTNDAELQRFSELLVVERNLRLKEQQRQGEGEEQKGVHLLNIIE encoded by the exons ATGTTCCTGGACCTGCTAAGCGCATCGCGGCGGCCCAAGTACGATGGCACGTTCCTGCAGAAAAACAAGATCAAGGAAGTCACGGGTGAGCTCAACCCGAGCAAGCTTGCGGCGCCTACGTTCGACGCCAATATTCTCGAGCctctcatcttctcctcctcgTTCCAGGATGCCGTGCAAAAAAAAGTTGAAGAGGCCAGACCAGACCTGCAAGATGTCTCCATTGGCCAGCCATCGACGGCCACGCCAACCTACTTCCCGGCTCACTACTTCGATACCTGGGTCAGCGACATGGAGCAGTCAAAATACCACCTCACCGACGGCGGCAAAAACCCCACAATGGCTGCTATATCCAAGATCACCAGGGAGCAACTTCTCAAGAGTCCGGAGTTCCACCCCAACGGCGTGGATTATATGAAATACCTCGTCATCTCTGTAGGCGCAGGGTGTGCAGTGAACGAAAATGTGCCGGCCAAGCGGGGCGCCTTCAACTGGTTTCACAGCAGGCGCAGTAGCCACAGCCCGGTTACCGACACCTTCTCGCACGCTAGCGCCGTGTTGGCCGACTGGCAG GCACCATTGTTCGGGGAGGCCATTTTGCCAATGGACAACGCGACCTCGAAGAACATGGCTGACCTGCTCGACATTGGCTACAAGTTGCTGGCCGAGAAGGTGGCTATGGTGAACTTGACCACGGGGAAGTACGAGACGGTCGAGGACGAGAATGCACCCACCAATGATGCAGAGCTCCAGCGCTTCTCCGAGCTTCTAGTCGTCGAGCGTAATCTGCGCCTTAAGGAACAACAACgacaaggagaaggagaagaacagaAAGGGGTTCATTTGCTTAACATTATTGAATAA